The genomic region CGCCCCAGCCATCAAACGCCGCTGGGCTCTATAGCACGATGGTGTTTTGGCAATCCAGTTTTAGCCCGATACATAATGTGGATCGCAGCTATGGGTCGCCATTCGGGGTTGCCGACTGGCGACCCTGCGCAACAAAAAACCCCGCGGTCAATTGGCCGCGGGGGTTTTCAAACTCGTCAAAGCAACAGCGTGATTTACATCACCCTTCGCGCTCCAGTTTTTTACGCGCCAATTTACGGGCACGACGGATCGCTTCCGCCTTGTTGCGCGCTTTTTTCTCAGACGGTTTCTCGAAATGCTGCTTCAGCTTCATTTCACGGAACACGCCTTCGCGCTGTAGTTTTTTCTTCAAGGCCCGAAGGGCTTGATCGACATTGTTGTCGCGAACGCTAACCTGCATGTGGGTTTCGCCACCTTTTCTAAAATCCAGCTGCAATGATTTGCAATAACCCGCCCCGTATCAAGATGATAGTGTTTTGTCGAGTCCGATGTGACGCGAATTGCACCGGGTGCAGCAATCGAACCACGTCCGGCGCCGATCCGACAGAGCAAAATTGCCGCCTA from Parasedimentitalea psychrophila harbors:
- the rpsU gene encoding 30S ribosomal protein S21, translating into MQVSVRDNNVDQALRALKKKLQREGVFREMKLKQHFEKPSEKKARNKAEAIRRARKLARKKLEREG